The following coding sequences are from one Elusimicrobium minutum Pei191 window:
- a CDS encoding phosphoglycerate kinase, with translation MQLENIKKLQDLDVKGKTVLVRVDYNVPLKDGKVDNNKRIVASEKTVKYLLDNNCKVVLMSHLGRPKGKVASEFSLAPVATEVANVFGVKVHFASDCIGEPAAKTIAEAKNGEIVLLENLRFHPEEEKNDETFAAQLAKNGEVFVQEAFGTVHRAHASTSAVTKFLNGGIGYLVQKEVQFLGDALAKPNRPFAAIIGGAKVSDKIMVLNTLLSKVNVLVIGGGMAYTFLKAQGYTTGKSLLEEDKVEEANKILATAKEKGVEILLPVDHVCSTEFSNESPVMTTENANIPEGQMGLDIGPKTIALFDKKLLECKTIFWNGPVGVFEMSNFEKGSFAIASSMVEATKLGATTIIGGGDSLNVLKKAKIKTDLLSHCSTGGGASMEFVEGKELPGLTALAK, from the coding sequence ATGCAATTAGAAAATATTAAAAAACTGCAGGATTTAGACGTTAAAGGCAAAACAGTTTTAGTCCGCGTTGACTACAACGTTCCTTTAAAAGACGGCAAAGTTGACAATAATAAACGTATTGTCGCCTCAGAAAAAACAGTAAAATATTTACTTGATAACAACTGCAAAGTTGTGTTAATGTCCCACTTGGGCAGACCTAAAGGCAAAGTAGCGTCCGAATTTTCATTAGCGCCCGTAGCAACTGAAGTTGCCAATGTTTTTGGAGTTAAAGTACATTTCGCCTCAGACTGTATTGGCGAGCCCGCTGCAAAAACTATAGCTGAAGCCAAAAACGGCGAAATAGTTTTATTAGAAAACCTCCGCTTTCACCCCGAAGAAGAAAAAAATGATGAAACTTTTGCCGCGCAGCTTGCTAAAAACGGCGAAGTTTTTGTGCAGGAAGCTTTCGGCACCGTACACAGAGCGCACGCCTCAACCAGCGCCGTTACCAAATTTCTTAACGGCGGTATCGGCTACTTAGTACAAAAAGAAGTACAATTCCTTGGCGACGCTTTAGCAAAACCTAACAGGCCTTTCGCCGCTATTATAGGCGGGGCAAAAGTGTCTGATAAAATTATGGTTTTAAACACTCTTCTTAGTAAAGTTAACGTTTTGGTTATCGGCGGCGGTATGGCATATACGTTCTTAAAAGCCCAGGGCTACACAACAGGCAAGTCACTTTTAGAAGAAGATAAAGTTGAAGAAGCCAACAAAATTTTAGCCACGGCAAAAGAAAAAGGCGTTGAAATACTTCTTCCAGTTGACCATGTTTGCTCAACAGAGTTTTCTAACGAAAGCCCCGTAATGACAACCGAAAACGCCAATATCCCCGAAGGCCAAATGGGCCTTGATATCGGGCCTAAAACAATTGCTTTGTTTGACAAAAAACTTTTGGAATGCAAAACAATTTTTTGGAACGGCCCCGTGGGCGTTTTTGAAATGAGCAACTTTGAAAAAGGCAGCTTTGCGATAGCCTCTTCAATGGTTGAAGCCACCAAATTAGGCGCGACAACAATCATCGGCGGCGGAGACAGCCTTAACGTTTTAAAGAAAGCCAAAATTAAAACGGACCTTTTAAGCCACTGCTCTACAGGCGGCGGAGCCAGCATGGAGTTTGTTGAAGGCAAAGAACTTCCCGGGTTAACGGCGCTTGCCAAATAA
- a CDS encoding type IV pilin protein: MKKGFTLIELLVVVLIIGILAAIALPQYTKAVDRARASEAVLILKAMVDAQERYYLANGFYAKSIDDLDIDVPATTKNFTFGIESGTGRYVSATPVKFNGYSFEFHTDHGAPTTPLYHGARWCRATTSNEKAKSMCLSMGGKLSTRISHGTTTYYDLN, translated from the coding sequence ATGAAAAAAGGATTTACTTTAATAGAACTTTTAGTGGTTGTTCTAATTATCGGTATACTTGCCGCTATTGCGCTGCCGCAATATACAAAAGCTGTTGACAGAGCCCGCGCCTCCGAAGCGGTGTTGATATTAAAAGCAATGGTTGACGCGCAAGAAAGATATTATTTGGCAAACGGTTTTTACGCTAAAAGTATTGATGATTTAGACATAGATGTCCCCGCCACTACTAAAAACTTTACATTTGGTATTGAGTCGGGTACCGGCAGATACGTATCGGCCACTCCGGTAAAGTTTAACGGATATAGTTTTGAATTTCATACCGACCACGGCGCTCCTACAACGCCTTTATATCACGGCGCAAGGTGGTGCCGCGCCACAACAAGTAATGAAAAAGCAAAGTCAATGTGCCTTTCCATGGGCGGCAAATTATCTACAAGAATAAGCCACGGCACAACAACTTACTATGATTTAAACTAA